In the Dethiosulfovibrio peptidovorans genome, one interval contains:
- a CDS encoding sodium:solute symporter: protein MTIAVYIIFGWLIITTVVGVMAGRNQAFSMENYFVGGRSFGTFLFYTTAAAEIYSAFAFLGLAGWAYSRGMSIVYALIYSSIAYGLYFFIGPRINRLGARLNYVSQPDFIEDRYESRWLGVFVAFIGVIFTIPYLQLQIMGAGMIVQLASGGAISWKLAVVISFIAAVIFVYVSGLRGIGWTNFLQAIIMLVGMISVGFIFPHKFFGGTAKVWEILQEIKPSHLLLPDSAGLGIFWVSSVALICGLGFWMWPHIFTATYAAKSEKVVRKNAVILPLYSLTLIPIIVVGFTCAAKTGIDPAFADTITKPDHAMLIALVKNFPPVLAGFIGAGGLAASISTSSGLILTASNLLARNVIQRGFAPQMDDMAVAKLGRAFVPLLTILAVLLAIFAPSMLVSLLLVGYSGVTQFFPAVVLGLFARWQTKLGIIAGLLAGLGTVVAIKFMGVPAPMNLHEGFVGLVVNFAVVLIVSLGTSKISGKTLDRFEQTLS from the coding sequence ATGACCATCGCTGTATACATCATCTTTGGCTGGCTCATTATCACCACCGTCGTCGGCGTGATGGCGGGCCGAAACCAGGCGTTCAGTATGGAAAACTATTTCGTCGGTGGACGATCTTTTGGAACGTTTCTTTTTTACACCACAGCAGCAGCCGAGATTTATAGCGCTTTTGCCTTTTTGGGATTGGCGGGCTGGGCCTATTCAAGGGGGATGAGCATCGTCTATGCCCTGATCTACAGCTCTATCGCCTACGGTCTGTATTTCTTCATTGGTCCCCGAATCAACCGCTTGGGGGCCCGGCTTAACTACGTCAGCCAACCCGACTTCATCGAGGACCGATACGAGAGCCGGTGGCTTGGGGTATTCGTGGCCTTTATCGGAGTAATTTTCACAATTCCCTATCTTCAGCTCCAGATCATGGGGGCTGGCATGATCGTCCAGCTGGCCTCCGGTGGCGCGATATCCTGGAAGCTGGCCGTGGTCATCAGTTTCATCGCTGCGGTGATTTTTGTTTACGTTTCGGGACTCCGGGGTATTGGGTGGACCAACTTCCTTCAGGCCATTATCATGTTGGTTGGTATGATCTCCGTCGGTTTTATCTTCCCCCACAAGTTCTTCGGCGGTACAGCCAAGGTATGGGAGATCCTCCAGGAAATAAAGCCCAGTCACCTCCTCTTGCCTGATAGCGCCGGGCTCGGTATCTTCTGGGTGAGCTCGGTGGCGTTGATCTGCGGCCTGGGCTTTTGGATGTGGCCCCACATCTTCACCGCTACCTATGCGGCAAAAAGTGAAAAGGTCGTCCGCAAGAACGCCGTCATTCTGCCTCTATACTCCCTGACCTTGATCCCTATCATCGTGGTGGGTTTCACCTGTGCTGCTAAGACGGGGATAGACCCGGCCTTCGCCGATACTATTACCAAGCCGGATCATGCCATGCTCATCGCTCTGGTGAAAAACTTCCCGCCGGTACTAGCCGGCTTCATCGGAGCTGGGGGGCTGGCCGCATCGATCTCCACATCGTCAGGACTCATCCTTACTGCGTCGAACCTGCTCGCCAGAAACGTGATCCAGCGTGGCTTTGCCCCTCAGATGGACGACATGGCCGTTGCCAAGCTGGGACGGGCTTTTGTCCCCCTTCTGACCATCTTGGCAGTCCTCTTGGCTATCTTCGCACCGTCCATGCTGGTCTCCCTGCTGCTCGTGGGCTATTCGGGAGTCACCCAGTTCTTCCCGGCGGTCGTCCTGGGACTCTTTGCCCGGTGGCAGACCAAGCTGGGGATTATCGCCGGCCTTCTGGCAGGCTTAGGCACGGTCGTCGCCATCAA